The nucleotide sequence TGAGATGGTGATGCCGGGGGACAACATCCAGATGGAGGTGGAGCTGATCCAGCCGATTGCGATGGAGAAGGAGCTGCGGTTTGCCATCCGGGAGGGGGGCCGCACGGTGGGAGCCGGCGTGGTGGCCCAGGTGATTGAATAATGCCGAGAGAGATTATTGCCCTGGCCTGCGGCGAGTGCAAGCGCAAGAACTACAGCACGATGAAAAACAGAAAGCTGCACCCGGACCGGGTGGAGTACACCAAGTACTGCCGGTGGTGCAACAAGCATACGCCGCACAAGGAGTCCAAGTAAGGGCGCCCGGCAGGCGGGAACAGACAGTCAGCCGCCGGAAAGTTTAGGCCTGTAGCTCAACTGGCTAGAGCGTCGGTCTCCAAAACCGGTGGTTGGGGGTTCGAGTCCCTCCAGGCCTGATTTAAAACGGAGATTTGAGATTGGAGATTCGGGATTAGAACAGGCCAAGGCGGAAAAGCAAAACGAT is from Verrucomicrobiia bacterium and encodes:
- the rpmG gene encoding 50S ribosomal protein L33, yielding MPREIIALACGECKRKNYSTMKNRKLHPDRVEYTKYCRWCNKHTPHKESK
- the tuf gene encoding elongation factor Tu (EF-Tu; promotes GTP-dependent binding of aminoacyl-tRNA to the A-site of ribosomes during protein biosynthesis; when the tRNA anticodon matches the mRNA codon, GTP hydrolysis results; the inactive EF-Tu-GDP leaves the ribosome and release of GDP is promoted by elongation factor Ts; many prokaryotes have two copies of the gene encoding EF-Tu); the protein is EMVMPGDNIQMEVELIQPIAMEKELRFAIREGGRTVGAGVVAQVIE